A genomic stretch from Chitinophaga agri includes:
- the lpxK gene encoding tetraacyldisaccharide 4'-kinase, with protein sequence MLKYLKVLLYPFSLLYGLVMWIRNRFYDSNVLTAVEFDLPVIAVGNLSVGGTGKTPHVEYLIRLLKDTYQVATLSRGYNRRTSGYLLADAKSTAAQLGDEPMQFHSKFPDIAVCVGEERMLAIPQLLGERPDTQVILLDDAFQHRSVKPGQNILITEYGRRFTKDHVVPFGRLREGRKGYERANCIIVSKCPPQLSDTEKAAIRQEIDPLPHQQLFFTSLTYGALYDMFTGTPVDNSAETTVLLVCGIARPEPLLQQLKADYNNVFLLSFPDHYYYSVPDLEKIQRELGNLPGTRKMVVTTEKDAVRLQLLSEQLRPTNLPIAVMPVEISFLFGEGDSFNNYIFTYVDQFGSNHD encoded by the coding sequence ATGCTGAAATACCTGAAAGTCTTATTATATCCTTTCTCATTGCTGTATGGACTGGTGATGTGGATCCGTAACCGGTTCTACGACAGCAATGTCCTGACGGCAGTAGAATTTGACCTGCCGGTGATAGCCGTAGGGAATCTCTCCGTGGGAGGGACGGGTAAGACGCCTCATGTGGAATACCTGATCAGGCTTCTGAAAGATACTTACCAGGTAGCTACCCTCAGCCGGGGATACAACCGGCGTACGAGCGGTTACCTGCTGGCAGATGCGAAAAGCACTGCGGCACAACTGGGAGATGAACCGATGCAGTTCCATAGCAAGTTTCCCGATATAGCTGTCTGCGTAGGAGAGGAACGTATGCTGGCTATACCACAGCTGCTGGGAGAACGGCCCGATACACAGGTCATACTGCTGGATGATGCTTTCCAGCACCGCTCTGTGAAACCGGGACAGAACATCCTGATCACCGAATATGGGCGCAGGTTCACCAAAGATCATGTAGTACCCTTCGGCCGCCTGCGTGAAGGCCGCAAGGGGTATGAAAGGGCCAATTGTATCATTGTGTCCAAATGTCCGCCGCAACTGTCGGACACCGAGAAAGCCGCCATCCGGCAGGAGATTGATCCCCTGCCACATCAGCAACTGTTTTTTACTTCTCTGACGTATGGCGCTTTGTATGATATGTTCACCGGTACACCGGTTGACAACAGTGCGGAAACGACTGTGTTACTGGTTTGTGGCATTGCCCGTCCGGAACCACTTTTACAGCAACTGAAGGCGGATTATAACAATGTGTTCCTGCTTTCTTTCCCGGATCATTATTACTATTCCGTTCCTGATCTGGAGAAAATACAAAGGGAACTCGGCAACCTGCCCGGCACCCGCAAGATGGTGGTAACAACGGAGAAAGACGCAGTACGCCTGCAACTGCTATCAGAACAGCTGCGTCCTACGAACTTGCCCATAGCCGTTATGCCGGTGGAAATATCTTTCCTCTTTGGGGAAGGAGATTCATTTAATAATTATATTTTTACTTACGTGGATCAGTTTGGAAGTAACCATGATTAA
- a CDS encoding 5-formyltetrahydrofolate cyclo-ligase — protein MLTKKDIRKEYLEKRLNLPDDVIATLNRELLEQCKRLDYSAFRMAHIFLPITEKKEADTHALVDWARDAYPALQWVLSRSDMRNASMEHFLWQPDTVLVKNAYGIPEPAGGITLSPAEMDLVFVPMLAFDKKGQRVGYGKGMYDRFLQQCSPAVTTIGLSLFAPVEEIADAGAYDVPLDMVVTPQTIYYFKKS, from the coding sequence TTGTTAACAAAAAAGGATATACGAAAGGAATACCTGGAAAAACGATTGAACCTTCCGGACGATGTGATTGCCACCCTTAACAGGGAGTTACTGGAACAATGTAAGCGGCTGGACTACAGCGCTTTCAGAATGGCACACATTTTTCTTCCCATCACAGAAAAGAAAGAAGCGGACACGCACGCACTGGTCGACTGGGCCAGGGATGCCTATCCTGCATTGCAATGGGTATTGTCCAGATCGGACATGCGCAATGCCTCGATGGAGCATTTCCTGTGGCAACCGGACACCGTGCTGGTGAAGAATGCCTATGGTATACCCGAACCGGCAGGCGGTATCACATTGTCACCTGCTGAGATGGACCTGGTGTTTGTTCCTATGCTGGCATTCGATAAAAAAGGGCAGCGCGTCGGATATGGTAAAGGCATGTATGACCGTTTTCTGCAGCAATGTTCACCAGCAGTAACCACTATCGGTCTGTCTTTATTTGCGCCGGTAGAGGAAATTGCGGATGCAGGTGCGTATGATGTGCCGCTGGACATGGTGGTGACGCCGCAAACCATTTATTATTTCAAAAAGAGTTAA
- a CDS encoding polyprenyl synthetase family protein, whose protein sequence is MHSFQELTIQFGEHFSKEHFPQQPKKLYDAASHILTIGGKRIRPVLAIMGNELFDDIHQDAFHVGTAVELFHNFTLVHDDLMDKAPLRRNKPTVHTLYGDTAAILAGDVMLIKVYEYLNKVQPQYKQKLITAFNKAAIEVCEGQQMDMDFEETEPEQVQYNDYVNMIALKTSVLLAASLQMGAIIGGGSDYNQQHIYEFGKNIGIAFQIQDDYLDAFGDPEKFGKQQGGDILVNKKTFLLLKALELCNPAQHKQLKTLLATSPDDKVNQVLELFRDCKVDVWAGKEKERFQQLAFEHLENIAVISSRKKPLIELADFLLKREH, encoded by the coding sequence ATGCATTCATTTCAAGAATTGACCATTCAGTTTGGAGAACATTTCAGTAAGGAGCATTTCCCGCAACAGCCGAAGAAGTTGTATGACGCAGCCAGCCACATATTAACTATAGGTGGCAAGCGCATAAGACCTGTATTAGCTATTATGGGAAATGAGCTATTTGACGACATCCATCAGGATGCTTTTCATGTAGGTACTGCCGTTGAACTGTTCCATAACTTTACACTGGTGCATGATGATCTCATGGATAAAGCGCCGCTGCGCCGTAATAAGCCAACTGTACATACGCTGTATGGCGACACGGCTGCTATCCTGGCGGGTGACGTGATGCTGATCAAAGTCTATGAGTACCTGAATAAGGTACAACCACAGTACAAGCAGAAACTGATCACTGCTTTTAATAAGGCGGCTATTGAAGTTTGTGAAGGTCAGCAGATGGACATGGACTTCGAAGAGACAGAACCGGAACAGGTGCAGTACAACGACTATGTGAACATGATCGCGCTGAAAACTTCCGTACTGCTGGCGGCCAGTCTGCAGATGGGAGCGATCATTGGCGGTGGTAGTGACTATAACCAGCAGCATATTTACGAGTTTGGTAAGAATATCGGTATTGCCTTCCAGATCCAGGACGACTACCTGGACGCGTTTGGAGATCCGGAGAAATTCGGTAAACAGCAGGGAGGCGATATCCTGGTCAACAAGAAGACCTTCCTGTTGCTGAAGGCACTGGAGCTGTGCAATCCGGCGCAACATAAGCAGTTGAAAACATTACTGGCGACGAGTCCGGATGACAAGGTAAACCAGGTGCTGGAATTGTTCCGTGATTGTAAAGTGGATGTATGGGCCGGGAAAGAGAAGGAGCGTTTCCAGCAACTGGCATTTGAGCATCTTGAAAATATTGCCGTGATCTCGTCCAGGAAGAAGCCGTTGATAGAACTGGCGGATTTTCTCCTGAAGCGGGAACATTGA
- a CDS encoding amino acid permease, protein MSKSLFRKKSIISILKDAQDGLTDAHGGGELNKVLKVRDLTALGIAAVIGAGIFSTIGEASYHGGPGVSLLFIITAVTCGFSALCYAEFASRVPVSGSAYTYSYVTFGELAAWVIGWALILEYAIGNIAVAISWSGYFNNLLTGVGNAVGVNMSLPEWLTNNYDSASEAVYIAAPHILGVPVILNLPAFIIVVLVTYLAFVGIRESKRSANFMVGLKILVILFVIIVGAFFVNVDNWTPFMPNGFSGVLKGVSAVFFAYIGFDAVSTTAEECANPQRDLPKGMIYSLIICTVLYILIAFVLTGMVSYADLKVDDPLAYVFNAVNLPKVSFLISVSAVIATTSVLLVFQIGQPRIWMSMSRDGLLPKRFSIIHPKFKTPSFATIVTGFLVGIPALFLNLTVVTDLTSIGTLFAFILVCGGVLLLPQQPKDANTRGFRLPYVNGQYIVPAIIIIFAYIFRNELPARFSFAGGWEVWKHNIPFFFFVIAALVFTVLSFVHKLSLIPVLGLLSCFYLMTEIGFRNWVVFSIWLLIGLVIYFSYGYRKSKLAQV, encoded by the coding sequence ATGTCCAAATCGCTTTTTCGTAAGAAATCTATTATTAGTATACTCAAAGATGCTCAAGATGGTTTAACGGATGCGCATGGAGGAGGGGAACTCAACAAGGTTTTGAAGGTGCGTGACCTGACCGCACTGGGTATCGCGGCAGTAATTGGCGCAGGTATCTTCTCTACGATCGGGGAGGCTTCCTATCATGGTGGCCCCGGTGTTTCCTTATTATTTATTATAACGGCTGTTACCTGTGGTTTTTCTGCACTCTGCTATGCGGAGTTTGCATCCCGCGTGCCGGTATCGGGCAGTGCATACACTTATTCCTATGTCACTTTTGGAGAACTGGCAGCCTGGGTAATAGGCTGGGCGCTTATCCTTGAATATGCGATCGGGAATATTGCAGTGGCCATTTCCTGGAGTGGGTATTTTAATAACCTGTTGACAGGTGTTGGTAATGCGGTCGGAGTGAATATGTCATTGCCGGAGTGGCTGACCAACAACTATGACAGTGCATCAGAGGCCGTATACATCGCAGCGCCACATATTCTGGGAGTACCAGTGATATTGAATCTGCCTGCTTTTATAATTGTGGTACTGGTGACTTACCTCGCCTTTGTAGGTATCAGGGAGAGTAAACGCAGTGCTAACTTCATGGTGGGACTGAAGATATTGGTGATCCTTTTTGTGATCATCGTGGGTGCATTCTTCGTGAACGTAGACAACTGGACGCCGTTTATGCCCAATGGGTTCTCAGGCGTGCTGAAAGGCGTTTCTGCCGTATTCTTTGCTTACATTGGTTTTGATGCGGTGAGCACCACCGCTGAAGAATGTGCTAATCCGCAACGTGACTTGCCGAAGGGTATGATTTATTCACTGATCATCTGTACCGTATTATATATTCTGATAGCTTTTGTACTGACTGGTATGGTGTCATACGCTGACCTGAAAGTAGATGACCCGTTAGCATATGTGTTTAACGCGGTAAATCTGCCGAAGGTGAGCTTCCTGATCTCGGTAAGTGCAGTGATCGCAACGACCAGCGTATTGCTGGTATTCCAGATCGGGCAGCCACGTATATGGATGAGTATGAGCCGTGATGGTCTGTTGCCAAAGCGTTTCAGCATTATCCATCCTAAGTTCAAGACACCTTCTTTTGCTACGATCGTTACAGGGTTCCTGGTAGGTATTCCTGCTTTGTTCCTGAATTTGACCGTCGTGACAGATCTTACCAGCATCGGTACGTTATTCGCGTTTATCCTCGTGTGTGGTGGCGTGCTGTTATTACCACAGCAGCCGAAGGATGCAAACACCAGGGGCTTCAGGCTCCCTTATGTCAATGGTCAATATATTGTACCGGCGATCATCATTATTTTTGCTTACATTTTCCGCAATGAGCTACCAGCGCGCTTCTCTTTTGCCGGCGGCTGGGAAGTGTGGAAGCATAATATTCCTTTCTTCTTCTTTGTAATAGCAGCATTGGTATTTACGGTGCTGTCCTTCGTACATAAGTTATCGCTGATCCCTGTACTGGGACTGCTAAGCTGCTTCTACCTCATGACTGAGATCGGATTCCGCAACTGGGTGGTGTTTTCCATCTGGCTGCTGATAGGCCTGGTTATTTATTTCAGCTACGGCTACAGGAAGAGTAAGTTGGCACAAGTATAA
- the rnr gene encoding ribonuclease R: MTKKKKPQKLSSQKKSFRGTVEITRSGMSFVVVEGQEKDVMVRQKNLNTALDGDDVLVDVIKQGRNEGRMEGVITEIIKRKKVEFTGTLQVNKGFAFLLPEKGLFMPDIYIPANSLKDAKDGDKAVVRVVAWGEKTRKPVGEVIEVMDASNTNDLAMKEILIESGFPLSFPDEVLKELSEIQENIDAAEIKKRKDFRKTLTFTIDPVDAKDFDDAISIRKLRGNWYEVGVHIADVSHYVLPETALDKEADKRATSVYLPDRVLPMLPEKISNELCSLRPHEDKLTFSAVFKMNDKGEIKEHWLGRTVIHSNHRFTYEEVQEIIEKGEGPYQEEVLLLNQIARSLRKERFENGAINFSSQEVRFQLDENAKPVGIVVKESKEAHQLIEELMLLANRTVAEYVFNIRIGTNQQVPFPYRVHDTPDEEKLKVFSGFARKFGHRLEIDNPDKLARSFNEMLALAQGKPEQHVLETLGIRTMAKAAYTVDDIGHYGLGFDHYCHFTSPIRRYPDVLVHRVLQQCLTHDIHPDKQMEKKCKHSSEMERKAMEAERAANKYKQVEYMQQFIGEEFDGVVSGVAHFGFWVETVDTKCEGLVSLQSMNTKDEFKYDEQEYALIGLFTNRKIRIGDKVRIQVVAANLTKRQLDYDLVEPEGSAPAAFPGARSARKPAGERTEYKAKGRKKEGSGRQEGGSRKEGSSRKDGGTRKEGSGKKKPAAKKGGTSSRKSSRN; encoded by the coding sequence ATGACAAAAAAGAAAAAACCTCAAAAACTCAGTAGCCAGAAGAAATCCTTCAGAGGCACTGTCGAAATAACCCGCTCCGGGATGTCCTTTGTAGTTGTTGAAGGACAGGAGAAGGATGTAATGGTCCGCCAGAAGAATCTTAATACTGCACTTGATGGAGACGACGTACTTGTTGACGTGATCAAACAGGGCAGGAACGAAGGCCGGATGGAAGGTGTGATAACGGAGATCATTAAACGCAAGAAGGTTGAATTTACCGGTACGCTACAGGTGAACAAGGGATTTGCTTTCCTGTTACCCGAGAAAGGACTGTTCATGCCGGATATATATATTCCTGCCAATTCCCTGAAAGATGCGAAGGACGGCGATAAGGCCGTAGTGCGTGTAGTGGCCTGGGGCGAAAAGACCCGTAAGCCTGTGGGAGAGGTGATAGAGGTGATGGATGCCAGCAATACCAATGACCTGGCGATGAAGGAAATATTGATCGAAAGTGGATTCCCGCTCAGTTTCCCGGATGAGGTACTGAAAGAGCTGAGTGAGATCCAGGAAAATATAGACGCAGCAGAGATTAAAAAGCGCAAGGATTTCCGTAAGACCCTGACGTTTACGATCGACCCTGTAGATGCGAAGGACTTTGACGATGCCATCTCCATCCGTAAACTGCGTGGAAACTGGTATGAAGTGGGGGTGCATATCGCGGACGTGAGCCATTATGTGCTGCCGGAAACAGCACTGGATAAAGAGGCGGACAAACGTGCGACCTCCGTGTACCTGCCTGATCGTGTATTGCCGATGCTGCCGGAGAAGATCTCTAACGAGCTTTGTTCCCTGCGTCCGCACGAAGATAAACTGACCTTCTCTGCGGTATTTAAAATGAACGATAAAGGAGAGATCAAGGAACATTGGCTCGGCCGTACCGTGATCCATTCCAACCATCGTTTTACCTATGAGGAAGTACAGGAGATCATCGAAAAAGGAGAAGGCCCTTACCAGGAAGAAGTACTGCTGTTAAATCAGATAGCCAGATCCCTGCGCAAAGAGCGTTTTGAGAATGGTGCGATCAACTTCTCCTCCCAGGAGGTGCGTTTCCAGCTGGATGAGAACGCAAAGCCCGTCGGTATTGTGGTCAAGGAAAGTAAGGAAGCACACCAGCTGATCGAGGAACTGATGTTGCTCGCCAACAGGACCGTGGCCGAATATGTATTTAATATCCGTATAGGCACCAATCAGCAGGTGCCGTTCCCTTACCGCGTGCACGATACGCCAGATGAGGAAAAGCTGAAAGTGTTCTCTGGCTTCGCCCGTAAATTCGGCCACAGGCTGGAAATAGACAACCCGGATAAACTGGCGCGTTCCTTCAATGAGATGCTGGCACTGGCACAAGGTAAGCCGGAGCAGCACGTATTGGAGACCCTGGGTATCCGTACCATGGCGAAAGCGGCTTATACAGTAGATGACATCGGACACTACGGTCTGGGCTTTGATCACTATTGCCACTTCACTTCACCTATCCGCCGTTACCCGGACGTGCTGGTACATCGTGTGTTGCAGCAATGCCTGACACATGACATCCATCCTGATAAACAGATGGAAAAGAAATGTAAGCACTCCTCTGAAATGGAACGTAAAGCCATGGAAGCAGAAAGAGCGGCTAACAAATACAAGCAGGTGGAGTACATGCAGCAATTCATCGGGGAAGAATTTGATGGTGTAGTGAGCGGCGTAGCGCATTTCGGATTCTGGGTGGAAACCGTAGATACCAAATGTGAAGGTCTGGTGAGCCTGCAAAGTATGAATACCAAAGACGAGTTTAAATATGATGAGCAGGAGTATGCGCTGATCGGCCTGTTTACAAACAGGAAGATCCGTATAGGTGACAAAGTGAGGATACAGGTAGTAGCCGCTAATCTGACCAAACGCCAGCTGGATTATGACCTGGTAGAGCCGGAAGGTAGCGCACCTGCAGCATTCCCGGGGGCGAGATCAGCAAGGAAACCTGCTGGTGAGCGCACTGAGTATAAAGCGAAAGGCAGAAAGAAAGAAGGTAGTGGCAGGCAGGAAGGCGGTTCCAGAAAAGAAGGAAGTTCAAGGAAAGATGGAGGCACCAGGAAAGAGGGAAGTGGAAAGAAGAAACCGGCTGCTAAGAAGGGAGGAACTTCTTCCCGTAAAAGCAGCAGGAACTAA
- the bioD gene encoding dethiobiotin synthase, protein MSQRIFVTGIGTGVGKTLTSACIVEALQADYWKPIQTGLLEGTDTDTVKGLISNPVSVCHPEAYRLEAPASPHLAARLEHVTIDVPGVVAQVAGIQPSARPLVIEGAGGLMVPLTEQIFTIDFIQQLDAKVIIVAQNYLGSINHALLTAQVLKQRDIPVMGWIFSGAHHTNEDEVIGWSGYPLLGRIPHTALVNRTFVKEQAEKLSLR, encoded by the coding sequence ATGAGTCAGCGGATATTTGTAACAGGCATAGGCACTGGCGTCGGAAAAACATTGACATCCGCCTGTATAGTGGAAGCACTGCAGGCAGATTACTGGAAGCCGATACAGACAGGATTACTGGAAGGAACAGATACGGATACTGTTAAAGGTCTGATATCCAATCCGGTGTCCGTATGTCACCCGGAAGCATACAGGCTGGAAGCCCCGGCATCGCCGCACCTGGCTGCAAGGCTGGAGCATGTGACGATAGATGTCCCAGGGGTGGTAGCACAGGTAGCTGGTATTCAGCCTTCGGCACGACCTTTGGTAATAGAGGGGGCCGGCGGACTGATGGTACCGCTGACAGAGCAGATCTTTACTATCGACTTTATACAGCAACTGGACGCCAAAGTCATCATTGTAGCCCAGAATTACCTGGGGAGCATTAACCATGCATTACTGACGGCACAGGTATTGAAACAGCGTGATATCCCGGTTATGGGGTGGATATTCAGCGGGGCGCATCATACAAATGAGGACGAGGTGATAGGATGGAGCGGTTATCCGCTGTTGGGAAGGATCCCTCATACGGCACTGGTGAACAGGACATTTGTGAAGGAACAGGCAGAAAAGCTATCTTTACGGTAA